A stretch of the Clostridium botulinum genome encodes the following:
- a CDS encoding N-acetylmuramoyl-L-alanine amidase — protein MVNKRKILLLFLCILSITLGIPNKVFAGTYKDMGKKSNVVLDKVWDIKFNKDIDATTINKKNIVVVDDKNNNVSIDVKYKNSRQVIVSTINNYKPSSNYTMFINEDIKSTDGKRIKTPAKMEFLTEKNYIKNVNDITEIVSQGRGYSFPTNVEATMSDGTVSKVPVKWNRAVADTSKSGTYSFEGKIEGYPRIIALTLIVNPRVIPQKDFKVVIDPAGGANIRSSSVGPTGINEKDVNLAIALKLGNLLKSKGIGVAYTRTEDKVSWNENEDDSARIKIANDSKADLFVSINSNSYTVPASHGIETYYYKDDSLGKELAENVQRSIISSIGGTDRGSKERDFGLLKGIDKPGIIVYPGFITNQSEEKLLNDSVYQDKIAKSIADNIEKHMSNLNTKIKSVNNININVYQGDKCNLPSKISAVNTDNKDIQVPVTWDRSSIDTSKVGTISVKGKIKGYDKSVILTIAVSSIPAKKIKVAIDPGHGGYDSGAVGPNGICEKNVALAVALKLGKVLEQKGIEVVYTRTSDKCPWPSNKNTELQMRCDIANNAKADYFVSIHCNSADTSAATGIETYYDRNRTNGIELARNIQNELIKQFGYKNRGIKPCGFYVVKNTNMPAVLVELEFISNGNREQVLNNSTYQQRYADSIAKGIMNTIGK, from the coding sequence TTGGTTAATAAGAGAAAAATACTACTATTATTTTTATGCATTTTATCTATTACATTAGGTATTCCAAACAAGGTATTTGCAGGTACATATAAAGATATGGGAAAAAAATCAAATGTAGTACTTGATAAAGTATGGGATATAAAATTCAATAAAGATATTGATGCAACAACTATAAATAAGAAGAACATAGTGGTAGTAGATGACAAAAATAATAATGTTTCAATTGACGTAAAGTACAAAAATAGTAGACAAGTTATAGTGTCTACTATAAATAATTACAAGCCTAGTAGTAATTATACAATGTTTATAAATGAAGATATCAAATCTACCGACGGAAAAAGAATAAAAACTCCTGCCAAAATGGAGTTTTTAACTGAAAAAAATTACATAAAGAATGTTAACGACATAACAGAGATAGTAAGTCAAGGAAGAGGATATAGTTTTCCTACCAATGTTGAGGCAACAATGAGTGATGGTACTGTAAGTAAAGTTCCGGTTAAATGGAATAGGGCAGTAGCTGATACATCTAAATCAGGTACATATTCCTTTGAAGGAAAAATTGAAGGTTATCCTAGAATAATAGCTTTAACACTTATAGTAAATCCAAGGGTAATTCCACAAAAAGATTTTAAAGTAGTTATAGATCCAGCTGGTGGAGCAAATATAAGATCTTCTTCTGTTGGACCTACTGGTATTAATGAAAAAGATGTTAATTTAGCCATTGCTTTAAAATTAGGTAATTTGTTAAAGAGTAAGGGAATAGGAGTAGCTTATACAAGAACTGAGGATAAAGTTTCTTGGAATGAAAATGAAGATGATAGTGCAAGAATTAAAATAGCAAATGATTCAAAAGCAGATTTATTTGTAAGTATAAATTCAAATTCGTATACTGTACCCGCATCTCATGGAATAGAAACTTACTACTATAAAGATGATAGTTTAGGAAAGGAACTTGCTGAAAATGTTCAAAGAAGTATAATTTCTTCAATAGGGGGAACTGATAGAGGCAGCAAGGAAAGAGATTTTGGTCTTTTGAAAGGAATTGATAAGCCAGGTATAATTGTTTATCCTGGGTTTATAACAAATCAAAGTGAAGAAAAATTGTTAAATGATTCAGTATATCAAGATAAAATTGCTAAATCTATAGCAGATAATATAGAAAAGCATATGTCAAATTTAAACACTAAAATTAAATCAGTGAACAATATAAATATAAACGTATATCAAGGCGATAAGTGTAATTTACCTTCCAAGATATCTGCAGTAAATACAGATAATAAAGATATACAGGTGCCAGTTACTTGGGATAGAAGTTCTATAGATACAAGTAAAGTAGGTACTATAAGTGTAAAAGGAAAGATTAAAGGTTATGATAAATCTGTAATTCTGACAATAGCTGTATCAAGTATACCAGCTAAAAAAATTAAAGTAGCAATAGATCCAGGGCATGGTGGATATGATTCAGGTGCTGTAGGACCCAATGGAATATGTGAAAAGAATGTAGCCTTAGCGGTGGCTTTAAAACTAGGAAAGGTTTTAGAGCAAAAAGGTATAGAAGTTGTATACACTAGAACAAGTGATAAATGTCCTTGGCCAAGCAATAAAAATACTGAACTTCAAATGCGTTGTGATATTGCTAATAATGCAAAGGCAGATTACTTTGTTTCTATTCACTGTAATAGTGCGGATACTTCCGCCGCAACAGGTATAGAAACATATTATGATAGAAATAGAACAAATGGTATTGAATTAGCTAGGAATATACAAAATGAATTAATAAAGCAGTTTGGATATAAAAATAGAGGAATTAAACCTTGTGGTTTTTATGTAGTTAAGAACACAAATATGCCAGCAGTTCTTGTAGAATTAGAATTTATAAGTAATGGAAATAGAGAACAAGTGCTTAATAATTCAACTTATCAACAAAGATATGCAGACAGTATTGCTAAAGGGATTATGAATACAATAGGAAAATAG
- a CDS encoding CPBP family intramembrane glutamic endopeptidase — protein sequence MNNNKVLKANFFGMMLLILYSVAPTLLLPILKYIKLPIEYNIVVIQVVLLLVPTIIYFSVTKYPIKNTLRLNKIGFKSALIIIIMGIIAQPIIMFLSLITQFIFPNRIGEFMSQLNSIPLIAQVMIIAATPAIFEEITVRGVILGGYEDVDIKKAAIMTGLFFAMLHRDGNQALYTFVLGFIFAYLVKITNSIFSSMICHFTINGISAMISFLSMRNFENKVAYSEGIKSIPYKELIFGTLFWLIIAIICIKIVMLLIRKLIKINNFEQINNANEYKNLKKIMNWPVYVSLVIYIITIIIEIKSIYK from the coding sequence ATGAATAATAATAAAGTATTGAAGGCTAATTTTTTTGGAATGATGTTGTTAATATTATATAGTGTAGCACCAACACTTCTTTTACCAATATTAAAATATATAAAATTACCTATAGAATACAATATTGTAGTTATACAAGTGGTATTACTATTAGTTCCAACTATAATCTATTTTAGTGTTACTAAGTATCCTATAAAAAATACCTTAAGATTGAATAAAATAGGATTTAAAAGTGCATTAATAATTATTATTATGGGAATTATAGCACAACCTATAATAATGTTTTTATCATTAATAACTCAATTTATTTTTCCAAATAGAATAGGTGAATTTATGTCTCAATTAAATTCAATACCTTTAATAGCTCAAGTAATGATTATTGCCGCAACACCAGCAATATTTGAAGAAATTACTGTGAGAGGTGTTATATTAGGTGGATATGAGGATGTAGATATAAAAAAAGCAGCAATTATGACAGGGTTATTTTTTGCCATGCTTCACAGAGATGGAAATCAAGCATTATATACTTTTGTATTAGGATTTATATTTGCGTATCTAGTTAAAATAACAAACTCTATATTTTCATCTATGATATGTCATTTTACAATTAATGGGATTTCTGCTATGATATCATTTTTATCAATGAGAAATTTTGAAAATAAGGTTGCTTATAGTGAAGGAATAAAATCTATTCCATATAAAGAATTGATATTTGGAACATTATTTTGGCTTATTATTGCTATAATATGCATAAAAATAGTTATGCTATTAATTAGAAAATTAATAAAAATAAATAATTTTGAGCAAATTAATAATGCAAATGAATATAAAAATTTGAAAAAGATTATGAATTGGCCTGTATATGTGTCTTTAGTTATTTATATTATTACGATAATAATAGAGATAAAAAGTATTTATAAATAA
- a CDS encoding type II toxin-antitoxin system PemK/MazF family toxin has translation MKNNINNMNDEELEIFLDKRIETVHQLINQYINLIKDKTRKNHKFKSNKQRAYYINNIYNYVSWVNEQIKMNENVSRDAKVIPRRGEIWTCELGQNIGSEENKIRPVIIIQNDTGNKNAPTTIIAPISNRPKKIAVHIELRESDYKLENGEKNHITGTVLLEQIKVVSKARLGRHIATLNNDFMEILDSKIKISLNL, from the coding sequence ATGAAAAACAACATAAATAATATGAATGATGAAGAATTAGAAATATTTCTAGATAAAAGAATTGAAACAGTGCATCAGTTAATAAATCAGTATATAAATCTAATAAAAGATAAAACAAGAAAAAATCATAAATTTAAATCTAATAAACAAAGAGCATATTATATAAATAATATTTATAATTATGTATCATGGGTAAATGAACAGATAAAGATGAATGAAAATGTATCAAGGGATGCAAAGGTAATTCCCAGAAGAGGAGAAATATGGACTTGCGAATTGGGTCAAAATATTGGATCAGAAGAAAATAAAATTAGACCTGTTATAATAATTCAAAATGATACTGGAAATAAAAACGCACCTACTACAATAATAGCCCCTATATCTAATAGACCTAAAAAAATTGCTGTACATATAGAATTAAGGGAAAGCGATTATAAATTAGAAAATGGAGAAAAAAATCACATAACAGGGACTGTATTGTTAGAGCAAATAAAAGTGGTATCAAAAGCTAGACTTGGTAGGCATATAGCAACTTTAAATAATGACTTTATGGAGATTTTAGACTCAAAGATAAAAATTTCTCTTAATTTGTAA
- the ileS gene encoding isoleucine--tRNA ligase, with protein MYNKVDNSGNFVNIEKNIAKLWKDKDVIQKSFDRNEDGEYFTFYDGPPTANGKPHVGHVLTRVMKDLIPRYKVMKGYKVLRKAGWDTHGLPVELEIEKKLGISGKPQIEEYGVEKFVTECKDSVFKYTSLWKDMSEKLGFWVDMDNPYVTYHNTYIESVWWALKTMWEKDLLYKGHRVTPYCPRCGTALSSHEVAQGYKDVKEATAFVKFKVKGEENKYILAWTTTPWTLPSNVALTINKAYDYVEVLYNDEHLILAKELAPKVLDGEYEIVKEFKGEQLLGTEYEQLFKFEVPDKKAFYVVHGDYVTLTDGTGIVHTAPAYGEDDNMTGKKYDLPLINLVDGEGKFVDAVEPWKGLFVKKADPKILEYMKENGSLYKSEKFTHSYPHCWRCDTPLLYYPKDSWFVRMTSLRDKLLENNNKINWNPDNIRTGRFGKFLENVIDWGISRDRYWGTPLPIWECECGHRECIGSIEELKQKGINVPDNIELHKPYIDGVKLTCPHCHNEMTRTNEVIDCWFDSGSMPFAQHHYPFENKEVFEKTFPAQFISEAVDQTRGWFYSLLAISTALFDTNSYENCIVLGHVLDKKGLKMSKSKGNVVDPFDVLENEGADATRWHFYTASAPWLPTRFSEDDVKETQRKFLSTLWNVYSFYVLYAEIDKFNPTEYKDFVSENVMDKWIISKLNTLIKTIGENLDNYKITEAALTLEDFVDELSNWYVRRNRSRFWSTELTDDKIGAYTTLHKVLTTLVKVAAPFVPFMSEEIYQNLVVNLDKEAVESVHLCTWPQYNLDTVDAELERQMDLAYKIVKLGRSARNGANIKNRQPLLEMLVSTKSLPEYYGDIIREELNIKKVEFGADLSKYVNFEIKPNLPVLGRAYGRYIPAIRKAIALMDQMELAQNIKNGKSVFINVEGLEDQIELTNENLLVTMQGLEGFAFAGEGGVGVILETTITEGLKEEGFVREILSKVQNLRKESGFEVADKIKLYFAGNETLENVIKKFEDHIMKETLSVSIDYNEDRTYGEFKINGEELKIAVEKQA; from the coding sequence ATGTATAATAAGGTTGATAACTCTGGAAATTTTGTAAACATAGAAAAAAACATTGCAAAACTTTGGAAGGATAAAGATGTAATTCAAAAAAGTTTTGACAGAAATGAAGATGGTGAATATTTTACTTTTTATGATGGACCTCCAACAGCTAATGGGAAGCCTCACGTAGGACACGTTCTTACAAGGGTTATGAAAGATTTAATCCCAAGATATAAGGTTATGAAGGGGTATAAAGTTTTAAGAAAAGCTGGATGGGATACTCATGGACTTCCGGTTGAGCTTGAAATCGAAAAGAAACTTGGAATATCAGGAAAGCCTCAAATAGAGGAATACGGTGTTGAAAAATTTGTTACAGAATGTAAAGATAGTGTATTTAAATACACAAGTCTTTGGAAAGATATGTCTGAAAAATTAGGGTTCTGGGTTGATATGGATAATCCATATGTAACTTATCATAATACTTATATAGAATCAGTATGGTGGGCATTAAAGACAATGTGGGAAAAAGATCTTTTATATAAAGGACATAGAGTAACACCATATTGCCCAAGATGTGGAACTGCATTATCTTCTCATGAGGTTGCACAAGGATATAAAGATGTGAAAGAAGCAACTGCATTTGTTAAATTTAAAGTTAAGGGTGAAGAAAATAAATATATTCTAGCTTGGACTACAACGCCTTGGACATTACCAAGTAATGTAGCTTTAACTATTAATAAAGCATATGATTATGTAGAAGTATTATACAATGATGAACATTTAATACTTGCAAAAGAACTTGCTCCAAAGGTATTAGATGGAGAATATGAGATAGTTAAAGAATTCAAAGGTGAACAGTTACTAGGAACAGAATATGAACAATTATTTAAATTTGAAGTTCCAGATAAAAAAGCTTTTTATGTAGTTCATGGTGATTATGTAACATTAACTGATGGTACTGGAATAGTTCATACTGCACCAGCTTATGGTGAAGATGATAATATGACAGGAAAAAAATATGATCTACCACTTATAAACTTAGTTGATGGAGAAGGTAAATTTGTAGATGCAGTTGAACCTTGGAAGGGACTATTTGTTAAGAAGGCTGATCCTAAAATTCTTGAGTACATGAAGGAAAATGGAAGTCTTTATAAATCAGAGAAGTTCACTCACTCATATCCACATTGTTGGAGATGTGATACACCACTTCTTTACTATCCAAAAGATAGTTGGTTTGTAAGAATGACATCACTAAGAGATAAATTATTAGAAAACAATAATAAAATTAATTGGAATCCAGATAACATAAGAACAGGAAGATTTGGTAAGTTCTTAGAAAATGTTATTGATTGGGGTATTTCAAGAGACAGATATTGGGGAACACCTCTTCCAATATGGGAATGTGAATGTGGTCATAGGGAGTGTATTGGAAGCATTGAAGAATTGAAACAAAAAGGAATAAATGTTCCTGATAATATAGAACTTCATAAGCCTTATATTGATGGTGTTAAATTAACTTGTCCTCATTGTCACAATGAAATGACAAGAACAAATGAAGTTATTGATTGCTGGTTTGATTCAGGATCAATGCCATTTGCACAACATCATTATCCATTTGAAAATAAGGAAGTATTTGAAAAAACTTTCCCAGCTCAATTTATATCTGAGGCTGTTGACCAAACAAGAGGATGGTTCTATTCATTACTTGCTATTTCAACTGCTTTATTTGATACAAATTCATATGAAAATTGTATAGTTTTAGGTCATGTTCTTGATAAAAAAGGCCTTAAAATGTCAAAATCAAAGGGAAATGTTGTAGATCCATTTGATGTACTTGAAAATGAGGGAGCAGATGCTACAAGATGGCATTTCTATACTGCAAGTGCACCATGGCTTCCAACTAGATTTTCAGAGGATGATGTAAAAGAAACTCAAAGAAAATTCTTAAGTACATTATGGAATGTATATTCATTCTATGTGTTATATGCTGAAATAGATAAATTTAACCCTACTGAATATAAAGATTTTGTATCAGAAAATGTAATGGATAAGTGGATAATATCTAAACTTAATACTTTAATCAAAACTATAGGAGAAAATTTAGATAATTATAAAATAACTGAAGCAGCTCTTACACTTGAAGACTTTGTTGATGAACTTTCAAATTGGTATGTAAGACGTAATAGATCAAGATTCTGGTCAACTGAACTTACAGATGATAAGATTGGAGCTTATACAACTCTTCATAAAGTATTAACAACACTTGTTAAAGTTGCAGCACCGTTTGTACCATTTATGTCAGAAGAAATATATCAAAATTTAGTAGTTAATTTAGATAAAGAAGCTGTAGAAAGTGTTCATTTATGCACATGGCCACAATACAATTTAGATACTGTAGATGCTGAACTTGAAAGACAAATGGATTTAGCTTATAAAATAGTTAAACTTGGACGTAGTGCTAGAAATGGAGCTAATATAAAGAATAGACAGCCACTTTTAGAAATGCTTGTTAGCACAAAATCTCTTCCAGAGTATTATGGAGATATAATTAGAGAAGAACTTAACATAAAGAAAGTTGAATTTGGTGCAGACCTTTCAAAATATGTTAACTTTGAAATCAAACCTAATTTACCTGTACTTGGGAGAGCTTATGGAAGATATATTCCTGCTATAAGAAAAGCTATAGCTTTAATGGATCAAATGGAACTTGCTCAAAATATAAAAAATGGAAAATCTGTATTTATAAATGTAGAAGGACTTGAAGATCAAATTGAACTTACAAATGAAAACTTACTTGTAACAATGCAAGGACTTGAAGGATTTGCATTTGCAGGGGAAGGTGGAGTTGGAGTAATTCTTGAAACAACTATCACAGAAGGACTTAAAGAAGAAGGATTTGTTCGTGAAATACTAAGTAAAGTCCAAAACTTAAGAAAAGAAAGTGGATTTGAGGTTGCTGACAAAATAAAACTTTATTTTGCAGGTAATGAAACGCTTGAAAATGTAATTAAGAAATTTGAAGATCATATAATGAAGGAAACTTTATCTGTTTCAATAGACTATAATGAAGATAGAACTTATGGAGAGTTTAAAATAAACGGAGAAGAGTTAAAAATTGCAGTAGAAAAACAAGCTTAA
- a CDS encoding DUF4363 family protein, with protein sequence MNKFVKYLIPIIAIFLFIIVMLSGKFLKQPRNSSEDLVSFVYAAIKDCNSNNWSKVKTDTDNIKTSWEKIQKRIQFSVERDQLYDMAINIARARGAAIAQDKNNLIIELNEILENWNELSK encoded by the coding sequence ATGAATAAATTCGTTAAGTATCTTATTCCAATAATAGCTATATTTTTATTTATTATAGTAATGCTTAGTGGCAAATTCTTAAAACAACCTCGCAATTCATCTGAAGACTTAGTATCCTTTGTATATGCAGCTATTAAAGATTGCAATTCCAATAATTGGTCTAAAGTAAAAACTGATACAGATAACATAAAGACCTCTTGGGAAAAGATACAAAAAAGAATTCAATTTAGTGTTGAAAGAGATCAATTATATGATATGGCAATAAATATAGCCCGAGCACGTGGTGCTGCAATAGCACAAGATAAAAATAATTTAATAATAGAATTAAATGAAATATTAGAAAACTGGAATGAATTAAGCAAATAA
- a CDS encoding DUF421 domain-containing protein gives MNEGVVVLVRAIIGFFTLLIFARLLGKQLISELTLFDYILGITIGSTASSLTTDLTSRAWPHWVGIIVWVTLAILLQFITLKSKPASDYLDDKPTTIIVNGQILESTMRKCRYRLEDLLEQLRSKGVFDLNEVRFAVLEKDGKLSVLKKREYNPLTPKDLNIFTSKTNLSYELIYDGVVIDENLKNVNKDIHWLNEQLKIKNIGNISDVFLASLCPPDNLYIDLYKDHIKK, from the coding sequence ATGAATGAAGGTGTTGTAGTTTTAGTTAGAGCCATTATTGGCTTCTTTACACTATTAATTTTTGCTCGTTTACTAGGTAAACAACTAATTAGTGAACTAACTCTTTTTGATTATATATTAGGAATAACTATAGGTTCTACAGCTTCAAGTCTTACAACAGATTTAACTAGTAGAGCATGGCCTCATTGGGTTGGAATTATAGTTTGGGTAACACTTGCTATATTATTACAATTTATAACACTAAAATCAAAACCTGCCTCAGATTATTTAGATGATAAACCTACAACAATCATAGTCAATGGCCAAATATTAGAATCTACTATGAGAAAATGTAGATATAGGTTAGAAGATTTATTGGAACAATTAAGAAGTAAAGGGGTTTTTGATTTAAATGAAGTCCGTTTTGCAGTTCTTGAAAAAGACGGTAAACTATCTGTACTAAAAAAAAGGGAGTATAATCCATTAACGCCTAAAGATTTGAATATATTTACTAGTAAAACTAACCTTAGTTATGAACTTATTTATGATGGTGTTGTAATTGATGAAAATCTTAAAAATGTAAATAAGGATATTCACTGGTTAAATGAGCAATTAAAAATCAAAAACATTGGGAATATTTCTGATGTATTCTTAGCATCTTTATGCCCACCTGATAATTTATATATAGACCTTTATAAAGATCATATTAAAAAATAA
- a CDS encoding LacI family DNA-binding transcriptional regulator — MATSIKDVAREANVSIATVSRVLNNVDVVNEDTKKKVLEAIKKLDYRPNIVARSLKTQKTRTIGIIIPDISNPIYPEVVRGAEDVSNIYNYNIMLCNTDLEPDKELEYLRVLGEKMVDGVIYISNSLEERTIKTIKDTNMPLVLIETNGRETEFPSVIIDNKSAAIDAVNYLFKKGNKRIAYIGISDDVINASAIRHEGYIAGLSQNNIPYDKDITFFCKYSLKAEDGYEAMNNILEKTTDIDAVFCVNDEIAMGAINALRDRGIKVPEDIDVMGFNDTHGAEFFYPRLTTIAQPLYDMGSVATRMLIKKINNEPLDKELFVLPYELIERDSCK; from the coding sequence ATGGCAACTTCAATAAAAGATGTGGCTAGAGAAGCAAATGTATCAATTGCGACAGTATCAAGAGTTCTAAATAATGTAGACGTAGTTAATGAAGATACCAAAAAGAAAGTTTTAGAGGCTATAAAAAAATTAGATTATAGACCTAATATAGTAGCAAGAAGTTTAAAAACACAAAAAACACGAACAATAGGAATAATAATTCCGGATATATCTAACCCCATTTATCCTGAAGTTGTAAGAGGCGCAGAGGATGTTTCAAATATTTACAATTACAATATAATGCTTTGTAATACAGATTTGGAACCTGATAAAGAATTAGAATATTTAAGAGTACTTGGAGAAAAAATGGTTGATGGAGTTATATATATAAGTAACTCACTAGAAGAAAGAACAATAAAAACCATAAAAGACACTAATATGCCTCTAGTATTAATTGAAACTAATGGGAGAGAAACAGAGTTCCCAAGTGTAATAATTGATAATAAAAGTGCAGCTATAGATGCTGTAAATTACTTATTTAAAAAAGGAAATAAAAGAATTGCTTATATAGGTATTTCAGATGATGTAATAAATGCTAGTGCTATTAGGCATGAAGGATATATTGCAGGTCTTTCTCAAAATAATATACCTTATGATAAAGACATAACTTTCTTTTGTAAGTATTCATTAAAAGCAGAAGATGGATATGAAGCGATGAACAATATTTTAGAAAAAACAACGGATATAGATGCAGTATTTTGTGTTAATGATGAAATTGCTATGGGGGCAATAAATGCACTTAGAGATAGAGGGATTAAAGTTCCTGAGGATATTGATGTCATGGGGTTTAATGATACTCATGGGGCAGAATTCTTTTATCCACGACTTACTACAATAGCACAGCCGCTATATGATATGGGATCTGTTGCAACTAGAATGCTTATTAAAAAGATAAATAACGAACCACTTGACAAAGAGTTATTTGTTTTGCCATATGAACTTATTGAAAGAGATTCATGTAAATAA